The Pseudomonas sp. Marseille-Q3773 DNA window GGGCGTGCTGTTGGCCCGCGCTTTCCGCCGCCGGGCCTGGCCAGTGCTGCTGATGGTCGCCGTACTGCTGGCCTTCGCTGCAGGCTGGCGCCTGGGCAATACCTTCCCGGCGCTGCTCGCCGCCACCTTGGCCATGGGCATGATCAATGCCGTGGTCGAACAGGTGAACGGCCTGCCAATCGGCCTGACCTACGTCACTGGCGCCCTGTCACGCTTCGGCCGCGGCCTGGGGCGCTGGTTGCTGGGCGAGCGGCGCAACGGCTGGCGCGTGCAGCTGGTACCGTGGGCCGGCATGCTGCTGGGCGCTGCACTGGGCGCCTGGCTGGAGCAACGCCTGGGCCTGCAGGCGCTGGCCGGCAGCTGCTCGCTGGCCTGCGTGCTGGCCCTGGTGTCGCGCTTCATTCCCCGTTCCTGGCAGCGTGGCTACATGCCACGCTGATCAGTCGATGCGCGGGTGCTGCTGCACCAGCAACTTGCGCTTGGCCTCCAGTTCAGCAATCTGCGCATCGATGTCCTCGATCTTCTGCTCGATATTGTCATGGTGCTCCTGCAGCAGCTCGCGCGCTTCTTCGATATCCGAAGCCGCCGGTGCCGCGCCACGCAGCGGCTTGTTGGCGGTTTCCTTCATGGTCAGGCCGGTGACCAGCCCCACGGCAGCGATCACCATCAGGTAGTAGGCCGGCATGTACAGGTTGCCGCTGCTCTCCACCAGCCAGGCAGCCAAGGTTGGGGTAAGCCCGGCAATCAGTACCGAGATATTGAAGGCGCTGGCCAGGGCGCTGTAGCGGATGTGCGTGGGGAACATGGCCGGTAGCGTCGAGGCCATTACCCCGATGAAGAAGTTCAGCAGCACGGCGATGATCAGCAGCCCGGCAAAAATCACCCCCAGCACGCCGCTGTTGATCAGCATGAAGGCAGGGATGGCCAGCACGAAAAGGCCGACGCTGCCGACGATGATGAACGGGCGCCGGCCGAACTTGTCGCTGAGCAGGCCGATCATCGGCTGCACGAACAGCATGCCGACCATGATCGCGATGATGATCAGCACGCCGTGGTCTTCGTTGTAATGCAGGTTGTGCGACAGGTAGCTGGGCATGTAGGTGAGCAGCATGTAGTAGGTGACGTTGGTGGCGATCACCACGCCGATGCAGGTCACCAGGCTGCGCCAGTGCTGGGTGGCGACTTCCTTGAACGAGACCTTGGGCCCGGCGGCCAGCCCTTCGCGGTCGCCTTGCTCGAGCTTGTCGACGTGCTGCTGGAAGGCCGGCGTCTCCTCCAGCGCGTGGCGCAGGTAGAGGCCGATGATGCCCAGCGGCAGGGCGAGGAAGAACGGCAGGCGCCAGCCCCAGTCAAGGAACTTGTCCTCACCCAGCACGGTGGAGATCAGCACCACCACCCCGGCCCCCAGCACGAACCCGGCAATCGAGCCGAAGTCCAGCCAGCTGCCGAGAAACCCGCGCTTGCGGTCGGGCGCGTATTCGGCGACGAAGATCGACGCGCCGGTGTACTCGCCCCCTACCGAGAAGCCCTGGGCCATCTTCGCCAGCAGCAACAGGATCGGCGCCCAGATGCCAATGCTGGCATAGGACGGTATCAGGCCGATGGCGAAAGTGCTGAGCGACATGATCACGATGGTCGCCGCGAGGATTTTCTGCCGCCCGAAACGGTCCCCCAGGGCACCGAAGAACAGCCCGCCCAATGGCCGGATCAGAAACGGTACGGAGAACGTGGCCAATGCCGCGATCATCTGCACACCGGGGTCGGCATTGGGGAAGAACACCTTGCCCAAGGCGTAGGCGACGAAGCCGTAGACGCCGAAATCGAACCACTCCATGGCATTGCCCAGGGCGGCTGCGGTAATCGCCTTGCGCATCTTGGCGTCGTCGACGATGGTGATGTCCTTGAGGCCGATTGGCTGGACGCTTTTCTTGCGAGGTTTCATGTCCGTATCCCTGTCGATGAATGCTCTAAGGGATGAGATACAGCGGGACACTAAATAATTCAGCGCTTAATGATTTTTCGTGCTTTGCCAATAGCTGTTGCGCATTGGTGTAAGCCGCTGCGATGACAGCGGCTTACACGCGCCAAGGCCCCGGTCAGATACCGTCGCGGGCCAGGTCCATGGCGAAGTAGGTGAGGATCAGGTCGGCACCTGCACGTTTGATCGCGCCGATGCTCTCACGCACCACCCGGCCTTCATCGATGGCGCCAGCCAGGCCGCCAAACTTGATCATCGCGTATTCGCCACTGACCTGGTATGCAGCCAGCGGCAGGCGCGAGGCGGCACGGATATCGGCAATCACGTCGAGGTAGGCGCCGGCCGGCTTGACCATCAGCACGTCGGCCCCTTCCTGCTCGTCGAGCAGCGATTCGCGCACCGCTTCGCGGCGGTTCATGGGGTTCATCTGATAGCTCTTGCGGTCGCCCTTCAGCGCGGTACCACCGGCTTCGCGGAACGGGCCATACAGTGACGAAGCAAACTTGGTGGAATAGGCCATGATCGCGGTGTCGTGGAAACCGGCACCGTCCAGCGCGCTGCGGATGGCCTGCACCTGGCCGTCCATTGCCGCCGAAGGGGCGATGAAATCGGCACCGGCAGCGGCGGCGATGACCGCCTGCTTGCCCAGGTTGGCCAATGTGGCATCGTTGTCCACGCCGTGGTCATGCAACACGCCGCAGTGGCCGTGGCTGGTGTATTCGCAGAAGCAGGTGTCGGACATCACTACCATTTCCGGCACGGTGTCCTTGCAGATCCGCGACATGCGCGCGACCAGGCCGTTTTCGTCCCAGGTGTCGCTGCCAACGGCGTCCAGGTTGTGCGAAACGCCAAAGGTCATCACCGACTTGATGCCGGCACGGGCGTAGCGCTCGATTTCCTGGGCCAGCAGCTTCTCGGGAATGCGGTTGACGCCCGGCATGCTGGTGATCGGTACGAAGTCGTCAATGCCCTCTTCGACGAAGATTGGCAGGATCAGGTCTTCAAGGCGGAACTCGGTTTCCTGGAAGATCGTGCGCAGGGACTCGTTCTGGCGCAGGCGGCGAGGACGAACAGACGGGAATTGGTGGGACATGACTGCTCCAGGGAATTTGAACGGCCTATACCTTATGCCTGTCGCGCGCCAGTGAAAAGGCCAAATGACGAGATATTGTCGTGCGTCAAAGGCAACGGTTGCGGCGCCACAGGCAACCGGTCATTGCAACCAGGGCGGCGTCGGCTCCTCGGCCCCGGGCGGCCCCTGCTCGGCCTCGGCCCGCGCCGCACGGCGGCGCGCATCATCCCGCCGGGCCGCTTCGATCTCGCGCATGATGCCAGCCACGTCGGCATCATGCGCGTCCTCCTCGTACAGCCCTGTCAGCGGGCTGTC harbors:
- the proP gene encoding glycine betaine/L-proline transporter ProP — its product is MKPRKKSVQPIGLKDITIVDDAKMRKAITAAALGNAMEWFDFGVYGFVAYALGKVFFPNADPGVQMIAALATFSVPFLIRPLGGLFFGALGDRFGRQKILAATIVIMSLSTFAIGLIPSYASIGIWAPILLLLAKMAQGFSVGGEYTGASIFVAEYAPDRKRGFLGSWLDFGSIAGFVLGAGVVVLISTVLGEDKFLDWGWRLPFFLALPLGIIGLYLRHALEETPAFQQHVDKLEQGDREGLAAGPKVSFKEVATQHWRSLVTCIGVVIATNVTYYMLLTYMPSYLSHNLHYNEDHGVLIIIAIMVGMLFVQPMIGLLSDKFGRRPFIIVGSVGLFVLAIPAFMLINSGVLGVIFAGLLIIAVLLNFFIGVMASTLPAMFPTHIRYSALASAFNISVLIAGLTPTLAAWLVESSGNLYMPAYYLMVIAAVGLVTGLTMKETANKPLRGAAPAASDIEEARELLQEHHDNIEQKIEDIDAQIAELEAKRKLLVQQHPRID
- a CDS encoding YoaK family protein encodes the protein MLPNALPARTARRLRLQILRGRVGLGLVAGLSVLAGMTDAIGLLALGDFVSFMSGNTTRLAVAISEADLAMALRLSGAVLGFVAGNALGVLLARAFRRRAWPVLLMVAVLLAFAAGWRLGNTFPALLAATLAMGMINAVVEQVNGLPIGLTYVTGALSRFGRGLGRWLLGERRNGWRVQLVPWAGMLLGAALGAWLEQRLGLQALAGSCSLACVLALVSRFIPRSWQRGYMPR
- the hemB gene encoding porphobilinogen synthase; amino-acid sequence: MSHQFPSVRPRRLRQNESLRTIFQETEFRLEDLILPIFVEEGIDDFVPITSMPGVNRIPEKLLAQEIERYARAGIKSVMTFGVSHNLDAVGSDTWDENGLVARMSRICKDTVPEMVVMSDTCFCEYTSHGHCGVLHDHGVDNDATLANLGKQAVIAAAAGADFIAPSAAMDGQVQAIRSALDGAGFHDTAIMAYSTKFASSLYGPFREAGGTALKGDRKSYQMNPMNRREAVRESLLDEQEGADVLMVKPAGAYLDVIADIRAASRLPLAAYQVSGEYAMIKFGGLAGAIDEGRVVRESIGAIKRAGADLILTYFAMDLARDGI